The following proteins come from a genomic window of Dreissena polymorpha isolate Duluth1 chromosome 1, UMN_Dpol_1.0, whole genome shotgun sequence:
- the LOC127866770 gene encoding uncharacterized protein LOC127866770: protein MEMRNRKRRRPSVKLHQHPSQNLPGTSQQPRQLPSTQMPDQLPPNQQPVQLPPNQQPVQLPPTPSHRLGQWSSIQQSGHQPDQLPLSQQLGDQMQPAASQPDPAVQSGNGFSEDIFLPCMIPSFQSVLGDHVPQSIKDKIISGQYVDLASLLEAPVVPEDLGKHLVLNNSGELVVKPNMKQSIVDIAKWTDAFLIFSSIYLSAHPVKMQDLLKYMHTIRLGASRHTEGWRSYDQQFRLRMGNNPANFWAMIDMELWLLCMGPPRQPVHDTGNFVRKCYDFNYTRCLRSVCNYKHACMICGSDHPSRVCHLKPRTTSSLGGGSVRGAVTQTSYRPRAYTFRPRGPFQGLRGQFSRY, encoded by the coding sequence aTGGAAATGCGAAACCGGAAAAGGCGCCGTCCGTCGGTCAAACTACACCAGCATCCCAGCCAAAACCTCCCTGGCACCAGCCAACAACCCCGTCAGCTGCCTTCCACCCAAATGCCCGATCAGCTGCCTCCCAACCAACAGCCTGTCCAGCTGCCTCCCAACCAACAGCCTGTCCAGCTGCCTCCCACCCCCAGCCATCGACTCGGCCAATGGTCTTCAATCCAACAGTCCGGCCATCAACCCGACCAGCTGCCTCTCAGTCAACAACTGGGCGACCAGATGCAGCCTGCAGCAAGCCAGCCAGATCCGGCTGTTCAATCGGGTAATGGTTTTAGTGAGGATATTTTTTTACCATGCATGATTCCTAGTTTTCAGTCTGTTTTAGGTGATCATGTTCCTCAGTCaattaaagacaaaataatatCAGGCCAATATGTAGATCTGGCAAGTTTGTTGGAGGCCCCGGTAGTTCCTGAAGATTTAGGAAAACATTTGGTTTTGAATAATTCGGGTGAATTAGTGGTAAAGCCCAATATGAAACAAAGCATTGTGGATATAGCTAAATGGACTGACGCATTCCTCATTTTCTCAAGCATTTATTTAAGTGCTCATCCTGTTAAAATGCAAGATCTCTTAAAGTATATGCACACTATAAGGCTGGGGGCATCAAGACACACTGAGGGTTGGAGATCTTATGATCAACAGTTTAGGTTGAGAATGGGTAATAACCCAGCGAATTTTTGGGCAATGATTGATATGGAGCTTTGGCTGTTGTGTATGGGGCCTCCAAGGCAGCCAGTTCATGATACAgggaattttgtaagaaaatgttatgatttcAATTATACCAGATGCTTACGGTCAGTTTGCAATTACAAACATGCTTGTATGATTTGTGGTTCCGACCATCCTTCCAGGGTATGTCATCTCAAGCCTCGCACCACCAGTTCCTTGGGAGGAGGGTCTGTCAGGGGGGCTGTCACCCAGACCTCGTACAGGCCTAGAGCTTACACGTTCCGACCTAGAGGCCCATTTCAGGGGCTCCGGGGCCAGTTTAGCAGATACTAA